CTTTTATCCAATAACCGGTATGATCTTTGGAAGTAAACGCATTATATCTTGCTCCCAAACTGTCCAATTCTTTCGCCACCAATAAAGAAGACGGCCGACGCTTTGTGCCTTTGAACATCATGTGTTCAATAAAATGAGAGGCGCCGTTTAAATCCTTGGTTTCATAACGCGAACCAACCGGCAAGAGCACCTCAATCGTTACTGACTCGGCATTTTTAACCGGTACTGTAATCAAGCGAAGGCCTTGAGATAATTTTGTTTGAAAGTACATATTAATTTTCTAATTTATCTTTTAACCAACCGGTTAATTCTGAAATTAAAATTCTTTCCTGTTTCATGGTGTCGCGGTCGCGAACCGTCACTTTTTTATCTTCCAAACTTTCAAAATCAACAGTCACGCAATAAGGCGTGCCGATTTCATCTTGGCGGCGATAACGTTTTCCGATAGAAGCCGTTTCGTCATATTGGCACATAAAATATTTTTGCAAATCGTGATAAATTTCTTTGGCCGGTTGAGATAATTCTTCTTTTTTTGATAAAGGCAAAATTGCCACCTTAATCGGGGCTAAATTTTTATGAAGGCGTAAAACTATTTCCGTTTCATGAACTGCATTTTCGCCGCCGGATCTGGTTTCAACTTCATCATAAGCATCAATTAAAAACAAAAGAACAGCTCGATCCGCGCCCATGGAAACTTCGTCAACGTAAGGAATGAATTTTTCTTTTGTTTCTTCGTTTGTGTAATTCATGTCCACGCCGCTGTATTTTCCGTGCCGCGACAAATCCCAATCCCCGCGATTATGAATGCCGGCGAATTCGCTCCAATCGTCAAACGGTGTTTTGTATTCCACGTCCCAGGCCTCTTTGGCGTAATGCGCCAATTCGTCTTTTTCATGCTGGCGCAAACGCAAATTTTCCGGACGATAAACCAAATTTTTATACCAATCAAAAGTCCAATCCTTCCATTCTTGATAATATTCATTCGCTTCTTTGGGCGAAACAAAATATTGCATTTCCATTTGTTCAAACTCGCGCGTTCTGAAAATAAAATTTCCGGGGGTTATTTCGTTTCTAAATGCCTTGCCGACTTGAGCAACGCCAAACGGCAATTTT
The nucleotide sequence above comes from Patescibacteria group bacterium. Encoded proteins:
- a CDS encoding glycine--tRNA ligase, producing MAKELTKMDKIISLCKRRGFIFPGSEIYGGLANSWDFGPLGVELKNNIKRTWWKEIVQKRDDVVGLDSSILTPKIVWEASGHLENFTDPLVECKKCHQRFRSDKIEGKKCPDCGGELTEGKKFNLLMKTHLGAVEGSQDEAYMRGETCQGIYLNYLNVKESMRKKLPFGVAQVGKAFRNEITPGNFIFRTREFEQMEMQYFVSPKEANEYYQEWKDWTFDWYKNLVYRPENLRLRQHEKDELAHYAKEAWDVEYKTPFDDWSEFAGIHNRGDWDLSRHGKYSGVDMNYTNEETKEKFIPYVDEVSMGADRAVLLFLIDAYDEVETRSGGENAVHETEIVLRLHKNLAPIKVAILPLSKKEELSQPAKEIYHDLQKYFMCQYDETASIGKRYRRQDEIGTPYCVTVDFESLEDKKVTVRDRDTMKQERILISELTGWLKDKLEN